From one Lolium rigidum isolate FL_2022 chromosome 4, APGP_CSIRO_Lrig_0.1, whole genome shotgun sequence genomic stretch:
- the LOC124706261 gene encoding putative F-box protein At1g50870 isoform X1: protein MDGADPEEPSATNPALPDDLIVEEILVRLPPKVVLRFRAACRSWRSGTSTPMFLRSNYDHQVPLPLVFFSNCTKDPDTLDTIHVLAAAGAEYRRTLLAFGCGTLHASCEGLLLISHENARYTIYNPATRQGLSLPELTSARYALLYSSRSSDGGVECRILFRKGRPAMYHVLTVGSPAPPRRIDLPQGPKDFTKLMATGYPSFQSPSIQFNGALHWLMDKSLVVFDKVVESFRSMRCPSALLDACLFEIDGTFGMSVRAAGDTAVSVWVLQDYQAEAWTLRYSIDLAMVDRLRVKYDSRHMLLSNDGHLLVSSGAGSTTLILCDAQGTLIKDFSVNSWNPKVTGFWYKESIVRHSFFESKGKRRRPQASLFKRLRKEAGPRSA from the exons ATGGATGGCGCTGACCCTGAGGAGCCGTCGGCCACCAACCCCGCCCTCCCCGATGACCTGATTGTGGAGGAGATCCTGGTACGGCTTCCGCCCAAGGTGGTCTTGCGCTTCCGCGCGGCCTGCCGCTCCTGGCGCAGCGGCACCTCCACGCCAATGTTTCTCCGCTCCAACTACGACCACCAGGTCCCCCTTCCCCTCGTCTTCTTCTCCAACTGCACCAAGGACCCTGATACCCTCGACACCATCCATGTCCTCGCGGCCGCGGGGGCCGAGTACCGGCGGACCCTCCTCGCGTTCGGTTGCGGCACGCTTCACGCCTCTTGTGAAGGCCTCCTTCTCATCTCCCACGAAAACGCCCGCTACACCATCTACAACCCAGCCACACGGCAGGGTCTCAGTCTTCCGGAGCTCACCAGCGCTCGATATGCTTTGCTCTACTCCTCACGCTCTTCCGATGGCGGCGTAGAGTGCCGCATTCTCTTCCGCAAAGGAAGACCTGCCATGTACCACGTCCTCACGGTGGGCTCTCCTGCACCGCCCAGGCGTATCGACCTGCCCCAGGGCCCCAAGGATTTCACCAAGCTGATGGCTACAGGGTACCCTTCCTTCCAATCCCCATCGATTCAGTTCAATGGCGCATTGCACTGGTTAATGGACAAGAGTCTGGTTGTTTTCGACAAGGTAGTGGAATCATTCAGATCCATGAGATGTCCTAGTGCCCTTCTAGATGCATGCTTGTTTGAGATCGATGGCACTTTTGGCATGAGCGTGCGGGCTGCAGGAGACACAGCAGTGAGTGTCTGGGTATTGCAGGATTACCAGGCCGAGGCGTGGACACTCAGGTATTCTATCGACTTGGCAATGGTGGACAGACTTAGAGTAAAGTATGACTCACGGCACATGCTGCTGTCCAACGATGGCCATCTGCTAGTTTCTTCCGGTGCGGGTTCTACCACCCTTATTCTGTGTGACGCTCAGGGTACTTTGATCAAGGATTTCTCAGTCAATTCATGGAACCCAAAAGTGACGGGATTCTGGTATAAAGAAAGTATTGTCAGACATTCTTTCTTTGAGAGTAAGGGCAAACGTCGGAGGCCGCAAGCATCTTTATTCAAAAGGCTCCGAAAAG AGGCTGGTCCAAGGTCTGCATAA
- the LOC124706261 gene encoding putative F-box protein At1g50870 isoform X2, whose protein sequence is MDGADPEEPSATNPALPDDLIVEEILVRLPPKVVLRFRAACRSWRSGTSTPMFLRSNYDHQVPLPLVFFSNCTKDPDTLDTIHVLAAAGAEYRRTLLAFGCGTLHASCEGLLLISHENARYTIYNPATRQGLSLPELTSARYALLYSSRSSDGGVECRILFRKGRPAMYHVLTVGSPAPPRRIDLPQGPKDFTKLMATGYPSFQSPSIQFNGALHWLMDKSLVVFDKVVESFRSMRCPSALLDACLFEIDGTFGMSVRAAGDTAVSVWVLQDYQAEAWTLRYSIDLAMVDRLRVKYDSRHMLLSNDGHLLVSSGAGSTTLILCDAQGTLIKDFSVNSWNPKVTGFWYKESIVRHSFFESKGKRRRPQASLFKRLRKDCLGGE, encoded by the exons ATGGATGGCGCTGACCCTGAGGAGCCGTCGGCCACCAACCCCGCCCTCCCCGATGACCTGATTGTGGAGGAGATCCTGGTACGGCTTCCGCCCAAGGTGGTCTTGCGCTTCCGCGCGGCCTGCCGCTCCTGGCGCAGCGGCACCTCCACGCCAATGTTTCTCCGCTCCAACTACGACCACCAGGTCCCCCTTCCCCTCGTCTTCTTCTCCAACTGCACCAAGGACCCTGATACCCTCGACACCATCCATGTCCTCGCGGCCGCGGGGGCCGAGTACCGGCGGACCCTCCTCGCGTTCGGTTGCGGCACGCTTCACGCCTCTTGTGAAGGCCTCCTTCTCATCTCCCACGAAAACGCCCGCTACACCATCTACAACCCAGCCACACGGCAGGGTCTCAGTCTTCCGGAGCTCACCAGCGCTCGATATGCTTTGCTCTACTCCTCACGCTCTTCCGATGGCGGCGTAGAGTGCCGCATTCTCTTCCGCAAAGGAAGACCTGCCATGTACCACGTCCTCACGGTGGGCTCTCCTGCACCGCCCAGGCGTATCGACCTGCCCCAGGGCCCCAAGGATTTCACCAAGCTGATGGCTACAGGGTACCCTTCCTTCCAATCCCCATCGATTCAGTTCAATGGCGCATTGCACTGGTTAATGGACAAGAGTCTGGTTGTTTTCGACAAGGTAGTGGAATCATTCAGATCCATGAGATGTCCTAGTGCCCTTCTAGATGCATGCTTGTTTGAGATCGATGGCACTTTTGGCATGAGCGTGCGGGCTGCAGGAGACACAGCAGTGAGTGTCTGGGTATTGCAGGATTACCAGGCCGAGGCGTGGACACTCAGGTATTCTATCGACTTGGCAATGGTGGACAGACTTAGAGTAAAGTATGACTCACGGCACATGCTGCTGTCCAACGATGGCCATCTGCTAGTTTCTTCCGGTGCGGGTTCTACCACCCTTATTCTGTGTGACGCTCAGGGTACTTTGATCAAGGATTTCTCAGTCAATTCATGGAACCCAAAAGTGACGGGATTCTGGTATAAAGAAAGTATTGTCAGACATTCTTTCTTTGAGAGTAAGGGCAAACGTCGGAGGCCGCAAGCATCTTTATTCAAAAGGCTCCGAAAAG ATTGCTTGGGAGGTGAATAG